The following coding sequences are from one Microtus ochrogaster isolate Prairie Vole_2 chromosome 14 unlocalized genomic scaffold, MicOch1.0 chr14_random_1, whole genome shotgun sequence window:
- the Mall gene encoding MAL-like protein: MASPDSQATTYAPPAVPSGVVAVLLTIPFAFFLPELVFGFLVWTLVAATHVSTPLLHGWVLYVSLTSFLISLMFLLSYLLGFYKRFASWRVLDSLYHGTTGILYMSAAVLQAHATIMSEQKNINEYYINTAASFFAFLTTLLYILHAFSIYYH; the protein is encoded by the exons ATGGCTTCCCCGGACTCACAGGCCACCACCTACGCTCCGCCCGCCGTGCCCTCGGGGGTCGTTGCCGTGCTCCTCACCATCCCCTTTGCCTTCTTCCTACCGGAGCTG GTATTTGGCTTTTTGGTCTGGACTCTGGTGGCCGCCACGCATGTATCGACACCCTTGCTGCATGGATGGGTGCTGTACGTGTCACTCACCTCGTTCCTCATCTCCCTGATGTTCCTGTTGTCCTACCTGTTGGGCTTTTACAAGCGATTTGCGTCCTGGAGAGTCCTG GACAGTCTGTACCATGGAACCACAGGCATCCTGTACATGAGTGCCGCCGTCCTGCAAGCACACGCCACTATTATGTCTGAACAGAAAAACATAAACGAGTACTACATCAACACTGCAGCTTCG TTCTTCGCCTTCCTCACCACCCTGCTCTATATTCTGCACGCCTTCAGCATCTATTACCACTGA